DNA sequence from the Marinilabiliales bacterium genome:
GAAGATTGAATGTGCATCCTGCTGTTGTTTGCATAAAATGGGCTGTTCAGCGGGGGCAGGTGCCAATTCCCTTTTCAACGAAAAGAAGGAATATGCTTGCCAACCTGAAGGCCGTTGTTTCAGATCCCTTAAGTGATGAGGATATGCAGGCTATTGCGGAAACTGATAAAAACTGCCGGCTCATCAAAGGGCAGGTTTTTTTGTGGCCCGGTGCAAAGAGCTGGGAGGATCTCTGGGATCCGGACGGGATAATTGCTAAATAACAACCAAAAACCTGATATTATGAAGTCTAAGATCTTATTGCTCATTTTTATTTCCGCCCTGGTAACCGCCTCGTGCAAAGAGGAGCCGGTAAGGTATGAACCGACCTGGACCTCGCTCGAACAGGTTGATCCTGTTCCGGAATGGTTCAAGGATGCCAAGTTTGGCATCTATTTTCACTGGGGTGTCTATTCGGTGCCTGCCTTTGGCAATGAATGGTATCCGCGGCATATGTTTATTGAAGGCACTTACGAAAACCTGCATCATATTGAGAATTACGGCACTCCTGAGGAGTGGCCCTACCATTACTTCATAACCGGGGCGGAGGACAAGCACGGAAATTTTGTTCAGTTTGCACCCAGGCTCAAATCGGAGGGAGGTAATTTTGACCCGCAGGAGTGGGCTGACCTGTTCGTCAGGTCGGGCGCCAGGTTTGCCGGTCCGGTAGCCGAACACCACGACGGCTTTTCAATGTGGGCAAGTGAAGTGAATCCGTGGAATGCAAAGGACCAGGGACCGGGGATCGACCTGGTGGGCGTGCTGGTCGATGCCTTCCGCGAAAGCGGTATGAAGATAATCCTCTCCATGCACCATGCATTCAATTGTTGTCCGATGATTAGGGACGATGGCAGCACATGGCAGTTCTTCGAGGCGGCGCCCGGTATGGATGACCGGGATCTGCAAATGCTGTACGCGCAGCTTCCCAAAGAGGAAAATGAAGCGGTCTGGCTTGCAAAACACAAGGAGATAATCGATAACTATCAACCCGATATTATCTGGCAGGATTTTAACCTGCCTGCAGTGAGTGAACATAAATTGCTGGAATTTCTTGCCTATTACTATAACCGCGCAGGTGAATGGGGCAAGGAGGTGGTGACAACCTATAAGGACGGACTGAATCATGAGGTCGGGGTACTGGACTACGAGCGGGGCGGGCCTATAGAGCTGACGGATTACTACTGGCTTACCGATGATGCCATTAGCCGCTCGAGCTGGTGCTACACCGAAGGGATCAGGTATTACACGCCAAAGCAGGTGCTGCACAGCTTTTTTGACAGGATCAGCAAGAACGGCAACCTCCTGCTTAACATCTCTCCCAGGGCTGACGGGTCCATACCGCAGGGGCAGAGGGACATTCTCCTGACTATGGGGGACTGGCTCGGGAAGTACGGCGAGGCCGTTTACGGCACAAGGGCGTGGGTCAGGTATGGCGAAGGGCCTACCCGGATGGGCGCCGGCCACTGGCACATGGACGGTGTCGGAGGCCATGCGCCAACGGCCGGGACTCCCGAAGATATCCGCTTTACAAGGAGCAAGGATAATAAGCATCTTTATGCCATTGTGCTGGGCTGGCCCGGTGATAATGAGATACTTCCCATCAACTCCCTTTCGGGGGAAGTGTTCGCTGTTGAAGAGCTTGCCGGGGTATCGCTGCTCGGACCTGAGGAGGGTATGTATATTCCCCTTGAGTACCACCAGGACGACCATGCCCTGCATCTGACGCTTCCTGAAAAACCGGCTGAAGAGCTTGCCTATGCGATCAGGCTGAGTTTCCTGGACAGGATACCTGAGTAGTGCAGTGGCAGGGAGAAGTTATGATAATTCCCGGTCCATTCTGTGATGCTGAGTGATGCCTGGACGGGGCCAGGTGATATTAGTCAGACTATTCTTTTAGCTTGATTCCTGTATGCTGTGGCGTTGGTTTTCATTTCTTTTTTGAAAACCCTCGAAAAGTAGTCTGGTTCTGTAAAACCACACATCGACGCTATTCTTTTTATGGAGTAATTGGTCTCTTTCAGAAGCAAACAGGCGTGCCTGAGCCTGATCGAGCGCAGAAAATCAACGGGGTTCTGGTTCAGGGTGGCTTTGAATATACGGTTAAACTGCCTTTCCGATAAATTGGCCGTGGAAGCCAGTTCTTTGATATGGATCGGTCTGGCGTAATTGTTCTCCATATAGGTGATCGCTTTTGACAACCTGCTTATCAGCCCCGTCTTCTCCTTGTGAACCGCATAATACGACCGTGACAGAAAGATGATCATATCGTTCAGCAACAGTGTCAGCCGGTTTCTGTGGCCCGGTTGCTTTCCGTTGTATTCGCCTTTCATCTGGTCAATCAGCTGAATAATGTGACCGAGTCCTTTGTCATCGAGCCTCATCCTGTTGCGGAAAAGGTGTGTTTTGCGCCAGTAAGGATCAAGGGTAAACAAGGCATGGTATCCTTCAATTGTGCTCAGATCAAACAATGGAAGCAGCAGTTTGTCAGGATCAAACATGATATTGCAAAGGCGCAGGGAATTGACATGCACGAAACCATGCGATACATTGCCCCTGAACAGGTAAACATCGCCCGGATTTACATCATAAACCCTGTTGTTGATGATCTGGGAAGCGATCCCGTCAAGAATCACAACCAGCTCAGTGAACCCGTGGGTATGCAAGGGAAAATTTTCATGAATTGTATCCACCCTGATGATAAAAGGGAATTGCTTATCCTGAAAATAACCCTTATCGAAATGAAGCATGTCTGAAATGTACAGTTATTTGGCAAAATAATAAAGTTAAATCAATTTTTTAGTTCATATTTTTGAAAGTATATTGAAGTTATTGTTTTTTTCAGCCATAGTATTAATCTTTTAATATTTTAACCGATGAAAAGAAGAGATTTTTTAAGAGCCTCAACCATAGCGGCCGGGGGAGTTACAGTGATGCCAACCGTTATGCCTTCTTTTGCCTCAGTTTTGAACAAGGAGATGGATATCCGTATTGCATCACCAATGGATATTGCTTTCAGAATAAAATTCATTAATGACGGAATTGTACATGAAGATGCCTGGGAAGGCTCTTGTCGCTGGGGTGACCTTAAAAACCTCACGTATGAAGCAGAGCTCAACTGGGTGAATTCAAACCTGGGCAGGCTGAAGGCCACACTTGCCAACTCGAATTTCCCCCCGGGTGTTGAACTGCTTGAGCCGGTTACCATGTATTCGTGGGTTGAAAAAGGCAATCCCGATATTATGTTATCAGAGGAGCATCTCAATAAGCTCATAGCCGATACGTCAATAACCGATCTGTATGTGGTTAGTTCACCCTTTATGGGATACCGCATCGCGGAACGATACAAAAAACCTGTCTGTGTTTTGAATCCCAATGGCTGGGGTGTTGATGGTCCTGCCGGTATCAGGAATCTCGGACTTGAAGGTTTTCATGTTACCACCTGGGAGCAGCTCTATGACCTGACCAGGGTGTTGATGGCCCGAAAGTCATTTGCCAATACAAGGTTACTCAGCGTTACCAATTTCCCCGGGCGCATTCCATGGGGTGTGGTGAGCGCCATTACCGACCTTGAAGTGATCAGGGACAAATATGGCATGGACTATATGACCATGGACTACAAAGAATTCTTTGGCTATATGGATGATGTGGAAAACGATCGCCGCATGAAACGGCGCGCAGACCAGATGGCCCAAAAACTGCTTGATAATGCCGGCGAAAGCACCATGAGTAAGGAGAATATTGCCAGGTCCGTCATGTTTTATCTTACTGTGACCTCAATGATGGAAAGACAAAGCTGCAATGCCTTTACCATTGAATGCTTTGAGTTGTGCAGCAGCCTTAACCCCTGGAACAGGAAGTTTACGCCCTGTCTTTCACACGCATTGCTGAAAGATGCTGGAATACCTGCTGCCTGTGAGGGTGATACAAACGCGCTGCTGGCCATGATGGTACAGAAGTATCTTTCAAGAAAAGCGATTTACATGGGCAACCCTGATGTTGATATAGAAAATAACATCCTCAGGCTGCATCATTCTGTGGCTTCCCTGAACATGTTCGGCATTGACGAAAAACCCTCGCCGTACAATATTCACAATTTTATGGTATCTGGTTACGGTGCCACATTAAGGCACGACTTCACCGAGCATATTGGTGAAAAAGTTACTGTGGCCCGTTTTGACCCCACCGCCTCAAAAATGCTTGTTTCAGCCGGTGAGGTGGTAATGGGCAGTGGCCTGGAGGGCTGCGGCTGCGCATTGAACGTTGAGGTTGCCATTCCTGACGGACGGCGCTTCTGGAAGAAATCCCAGAACTATGGCCACCACATGGCTTTTGTTTATGGCGATTACATCAACCAGATGGAAGACCTGGCCGACTTAATGGACTTTGAAATTGAAAATGTTGACGCATAAATTATTGCCATTTTATGAATAAAGTCAGCAGTAAAACTGTGGTTTGTATGAATAATAAAACAGATCATCCGCTGCTTTTAGATGGTGAGGCGGAATATGCAGAACACGTTGTTGTGAAACCCTGGCTTGC
Encoded proteins:
- a CDS encoding alpha-L-fucosidase, whose amino-acid sequence is MKSKILLLIFISALVTASCKEEPVRYEPTWTSLEQVDPVPEWFKDAKFGIYFHWGVYSVPAFGNEWYPRHMFIEGTYENLHHIENYGTPEEWPYHYFITGAEDKHGNFVQFAPRLKSEGGNFDPQEWADLFVRSGARFAGPVAEHHDGFSMWASEVNPWNAKDQGPGIDLVGVLVDAFRESGMKIILSMHHAFNCCPMIRDDGSTWQFFEAAPGMDDRDLQMLYAQLPKEENEAVWLAKHKEIIDNYQPDIIWQDFNLPAVSEHKLLEFLAYYYNRAGEWGKEVVTTYKDGLNHEVGVLDYERGGPIELTDYYWLTDDAISRSSWCYTEGIRYYTPKQVLHSFFDRISKNGNLLLNISPRADGSIPQGQRDILLTMGDWLGKYGEAVYGTRAWVRYGEGPTRMGAGHWHMDGVGGHAPTAGTPEDIRFTRSKDNKHLYAIVLGWPGDNEILPINSLSGEVFAVEELAGVSLLGPEEGMYIPLEYHQDDHALHLTLPEKPAEELAYAIRLSFLDRIPE
- a CDS encoding helix-turn-helix domain-containing protein, translated to MLHFDKGYFQDKQFPFIIRVDTIHENFPLHTHGFTELVVILDGIASQIINNRVYDVNPGDVYLFRGNVSHGFVHVNSLRLCNIMFDPDKLLLPLFDLSTIEGYHALFTLDPYWRKTHLFRNRMRLDDKGLGHIIQLIDQMKGEYNGKQPGHRNRLTLLLNDMIIFLSRSYYAVHKEKTGLISRLSKAITYMENNYARPIHIKELASTANLSERQFNRIFKATLNQNPVDFLRSIRLRHACLLLKETNYSIKRIASMCGFTEPDYFSRVFKKEMKTNATAYRNQAKRIV